In one window of Carcharodon carcharias isolate sCarCar2 chromosome 14, sCarCar2.pri, whole genome shotgun sequence DNA:
- the ssbp4 gene encoding single-stranded DNA-binding protein 4, protein MYNKGKGCTVPSDGQAREKLALYVYEYLLHVGAQKSAQTFLSEIRWEKNITLGEPPGFLHSWWCVFWDLYCAAPDRRETCEHSSEAKAFHDYQFMKNQNDKGWAITASEVRTPGMNEPCDEKPSLPLQRIFRSIDGSQPGLMIKYL, encoded by the exons ATGTACAACAAGGGGAAAGGATGTACGGTTCCCTCGGACGGTCAGGCAAGGGAAAA GTTAGCGCTGTATGTTTACGAATATTTGCTGCATGTAGGAGCACAGAAGTCTGCACAGACTTTCTTGTCCGAG ATCCGTTGGGAGAAAAATATCACTTTGGGAGAACCCCCAGGCTTCTTGCATTCCTGGTGGTG TGTATTTTGGGATCTGTACTGTGCAGCTCCTGACAGACGGGAAACCTGCGAGCACTCGAGTGAAGCCAAGGCCTTTCACGATTAT CAATTCATGAAGAACCAGAACGACAAGGGTTGGGCAATAACTGCCAGTGAAGTCCGAACCCCAGGAATGAATGAACCTTGTGATGAGAAGCCCAGCCTTCCCCTGCAAAGGATATTCAGGAGTATCGATGGCTCTCAGCCAGGGTTAATGATCAAGTATCTCTGA